Proteins from one Podospora pseudoanserina strain CBS 124.78 chromosome 1, whole genome shotgun sequence genomic window:
- a CDS encoding hypothetical protein (COG:I; COG:J; COG:T; EggNog:ENOG503NTYP): MFLSEYFQHKRDCKFKQAQRQQRIDALPAEYKSPVTPDEKEIFSAPIDSLVANVQNGTTHPLSILRAYGKLALRAHSQTNCLTEIMFSSAEQWINAARTKTEVDKGGNPLPNLEGSLAGIPVSLKDTIIVGGYDTTVGYSSFVGNDDGKDGAMVRMLKDMGAVPHVKTNCPITLLSFESGNDVWGRAENPFKKGYSPGGSTGGESALLAMGGSRIGVGSDVAGSVRLPAHWAGCYALRCSTGRWPKAGIKTSMPGQEGVPSVYSPMARTLGDLRYFTREVIEFGPWRYDGTVHPLAWRGEMEKGFEQKEKLKVGVMWTDGVVDPSPACRRALETVVNALKAQGHEIVELEGEHAPPDLYEGLKIASLVLNADGGQMFDSFRRPGEWLDTGAAQIKSLASWWNPFRWFYYLWVKYVRRDHVWAGLVENWRAQSAFENWKLVARREEYRAKWFEWWNQQGLDVIVSVPNATPALPLNAMKDAFSSSGVLPVTKVQVELDGLPEDFNIRKLNGVARGAYKYYDAEKMDGLPVGVQVVGRRLEEEKVLAVMQRVEDALGEDKYQPISVGRLQLE; the protein is encoded by the exons atgTTTCTAAGCGAGTACTTTCAGCACAAACGGGACTG CAAGTTCAAGCAAGCCCAACGCCAACAACGGATCGACGCCCTCCCAGCAGAGTACAAATCACCCGTCACCCCAGACGAAAAGGAGATATTTTCCGCGCCGATCGATTCACTGGTCGCCAATGTCCAAAACGGCACCACCCATCCGCTGAGCATCCTCCGCGCGTATGGAAAGCTTGCGCTAAGGGCGCACTCTCAGACCAACTGCCTAACGGAGATTATGTTTTCTTCAGCGGAGCAGTGGATCAACGCTGCACGCACCAAAACAGAAGTAGACAAGGGAGGGAACCCGCTGCCGAACCTAGAGGGGTCGTTGGCGGGTATCCCGGTGTCGCTGAAGGATACGATCATTGTTGGGGGGTATGACACGACGGTGGGGTACAGCTCGTTTGTGGGGAACGACGACGGCAAAGATGGggcgatggtgaggatgctGAAGGATATGGGGGCTGTGCCGCATGTCAAGACGAATTGTCCGATTACGTTGTTGAGTTTTGAGAGCGGGAATgatgtttgggggagggcggagaaTCCGTTTAAAAAAGGGTATAGTCCCGGGGGGAGTACGGGGGGTGAGAGCGCGCTGTTGGCTATGGGGGGGAGTAggattggggttgggagcgATGTGGCGGGGAGCGTGAGGTTGCCGGCGCATTGGGCGGGTTGTTATGCGTTGAGGTGCTCGACGGGGAGGTGGCCTAAGGCGGGAATCAAGACTAGTATGCCTGGGCAGGAGGGGGTGCCGAGTGTGTACAGTCCTATGGCGAGGACGTTGGGGGATTTGAGGTATTTTACTAGGGAGGTGATTGAATTTGGGCCGTGGAGGTATGATGGGACTGTTCACCCTCTTgcgtggaggggggagatggagaaggggtttgagcagaaggagaagttgaaggtTGGGGTGATGTGGAcggatggggttgttgatccGAGTCCTGCCTGTCGGAGGGCGTTGGAGACGGTTGTGAATGCGTTGAAGGCGCAGGGGCACGAGATTGTcgagttggagggggagcacGCGCCGCCGGATCTATATGAGGGGTTGAAGATTGCCTCACTGGTGTTGAATGCGGATGGCGGGCAGATGTTCGACTCTTTTAGGCGACCTGGGGAGTGGCTGGATACTGGAGCTGCTCAGATCAAATCACTGGCGAGTTGGTGGAACCCGTTTAGATGGTTCTATTACCTTTGGGTGAAGTATGTCAGGAGAGATCACGtttgggctgggttggttgaAAATTGGAGAGCACAGTCGGCTTTTGAGAACTGGAAGCTGGTTGCTCGGAGAGAGGAGTACAGAGCCAAGTGGTTTGAGTGGTGGAATCAGCAGGGTTTGGATGTCATTGTTTCGGTTCCGAATGCAACGCCTGCGCTGCCCCTGAATGCGATGAAGGATGCTTTCAGCAGCT CCGGCGTCCTTCCCGTAACCAAGGTCCAAGTCGAACTTGACGGCCTCCCAGAAGACTTCAACATCAGAAAGCTCAATGGTGTTGCTCGTGGGGCCTACAAGTACTACGACGCCGAGAAGATGGATGGCCTGCCCGTGGGCGTGCAGGTTGTTGGTCGCCgactggaagaagaaaaggttCTGGCGGTGATGCAGCGGGTGGAAGACGCCCTGGGAGAGGACAAGTATCAGCCCATCAGTGTCGGCAGACTTCAGCTAGAGTAG